One window from the genome of Salmo salar chromosome ssa25, Ssal_v3.1, whole genome shotgun sequence encodes:
- the gja3 gene encoding gap junction alpha-3 protein — MGDWSFLGRLLENAQEHSTVIGKVWLTVLFIFRILVLGAAAEDVWGDEQSDFTCNTQQPGCENVCYDEAFPISHIRFWVLQIIFVSTPTLIYLGHVLHIVRMEEKRKEKEEELRKANRLQEEKELLYNEGGDAGGGGGGKKEKPPIRDEHGKIRIRGALLRTYVFNIIFKTLFEVGFILGQYFLYGFQLRPLYKCARWPCPNTVDCFISRPTEKTIFIIFMLVVACVSLLLNLLEIYHLGWKKVKQGMATPDHVLLPRSDGVGPESITSASRTALPNLGYPPTYTDVTAGSGAFLRPKVEASLAEFKMDPLQEGPSSSYYMSSNNNQRLTTQQNWANLATEQQTREMKATSPSSSPSSAPSSAPSSDSKQQPCNAAPPTTTSPSSSSSSSGGSLSGGNVDQEEGHVTTTVEMHEPPVMVTDPRRLSRASKSSSIRARPNDLAV, encoded by the coding sequence ATGGGTGACTGGAGCTTTCTGGGGCGTCTGTTGGAGAATGCACAGGAACACTCAACAGTAATCGGCAAGGTCTGGCTGACTGTCCTCTTCATCTTTAGGATCCTGGTGCTGGGAGCGGCAGCCGAGGACGTGTGGGGCGACGAGCAGTCGGACTTCACCTGCAacacacagcagcctgggtgtgaGAACGTCTGCTATGATGAGGCTTTCCCCATCTCGCACATCCGCTTCTGGGTGCTGCAGATCATCTTTGTGTCCACGCCCACCCTCATCTACCTGGGTCACGTACTGCACATCGTCCGCATGGAGGAGAAGcggaaagagaaggaggaggagctgCGAAAGGCCAACAGACTCCAGGAGGAAAAGGAACTCCTTTACAATGAAGGAGGGGatgcagggggaggaggaggtggtaaaAAAGAGAAGCCACCTATCAGGGATGAGCATGGCAAGATCCGCATTAGGGGTGCCCTGCTGCGCACCTATGTGTTCAACATCATTTTCAAGACCCTTTTTGAAGTGGGGTTTATTTTAGGTCAATATTTTCTTTATGGCTTCCAGCTTAGGCCGCTATACAAGTGTGCACGGTGGCCCTGCCCCAACACTGTGGACTGCTTCATATCTAGGCCCACTGAAAAGACGATTTTCATAATATTTATGCTTGTGGTGGCTTGCGTGTCTCTTTTGCTGAATTTGTTAGAGATTTATCACCTTGGGTGGAAGAAAGTTAAACAGGGAATGGCCACCCCTGATCATGTGTTGTTGCCCCGCTCTGATGGTGTGGGGCCGGAGTCCATAACTTCTGCCTCCAGAACTGCCCTTCCCAACCTCGGCTACCCACCGACGTACACGGATGTGACAGCTGGGAGTGGTGCGTTCCTGCGGCCCAAGGTAGAGGCCTCCCTGGCAGAGTTCAAGATGGACCCCCTGCAGGAGGGGCCCTCGTCCTCCTACTACAtgagcagcaacaacaaccaaaggCTGACCACGCAGCAGAACTGGGCCAACTTGGCCACCGAGCAGCAGACTCGGGAGATGAAGGccacatccccctcctcctccccttcctccgccCCTTCCTCCGCCCCCTCCTCTGATAGTAAGCAGCAGCCCTGTAATGCtgctccccccaccaccaccagccccagctccagctccagctccagtggGGGCAGTTTGAGTGGGGGGAATGTGGATCAGGAGGAAGGCCACGTCACCACCACAGTGGAAATGCACGAGCCCCCCGTCATGGTCACAGACCCTCGCCGGCTCAGCAGGGCCAGTAagagcagcagcatcagagccaGGCCCAACGACTTGGCAGTATAG
- the gjb8 gene encoding gap junction protein beta 8, translated as MSWVALYTQLGGVNKHSTSLGKIWLSVLFIFRITILVLAAESVWGDEQSDFICNTQQPGCKNVCYDHFFPVSHIRLWCLQLIFVSTPALLVAMHVTYRKRGDKRHIIATSLHSSGDNKTRQEDLEALKRSRLPITGPLWWTYTCSLFFRLIFEAGFMYALYFVYDGFAMPRLVKCEQWPCPNKVDCFISRPTEKTIFTIFMVASSAICMVLNVAELAYLIVKALMRCSTRTSKKSRAYAHPDHRTTNMSLLQNKKNEMLLSSLTDSSINKTV; from the coding sequence ATGAGTTGGGTGGCTCTGTACACCCAGCTGGGCGGGGTGAACAAACACTCCACCAGCCTGGGGAAGATATGGCTGTCTGTCCTATTCATCTTCCGTATCACCATCCTGGTACTGGCTGCAGAGAGCGTGTGGGGAGATGAGCAGTCTGACTTCATCTGCAACACCCAGCAGCCCGGCTGTAAGAACGTCTGCTACGACCACTTCTTCCCTGTGTCGCACATCCGTCTCTGGTGCCTGCAGCTGATCTTCGTGTCTACACCGGCCCTGCTGGTGGCCATGCACGTGACTTACAGGAAGCGTGGGGACAAGAGGCATATCATCGCGACGTCCTTGCACAGCAGTGGTGATAATAAGACCAGGCAGGAGGACCTAGAGGCCCTGAAGAGGAGTCGTCTGCCCATCACTGGGCCTCTGTGGTGGACGTACACCTGCAGCCTGTTCTTCCGCCTGATTTTTGAGGCTGGCTTTATGTACGCCCTCTACTTTGTTTATGATGGCTTCGCGATGCCTCGTCTGGTGAAGTGTGAGCAGTGGCCCTGCCCCAACAAGGTGGACTGCTTCATCTCACGACCCACAGAGAAGACCATCTTCACCATCTTCATGGTGGCTTCGTCTGCCATCTGCATGGTTCTCAACGTGGCCGAGCTGGCCTACCTCATCGTCAAGGCCCTGATGAGGTGCTCCACCAGGACGTCCAAGAAGAGCCGTGCCTACGCTCACCCCGATCACAGGACCACGAACATGTCCCTACTACAGAATAAAAAGAATGAGATGCTGCTGTCCTCTCTTACAGATTCCTCCATCAACAAGACTGTGTGA